The following are encoded together in the Pan troglodytes isolate AG18354 chromosome 6, NHGRI_mPanTro3-v2.0_pri, whole genome shotgun sequence genome:
- the LOC100611433 gene encoding probable E3 ubiquitin-protein ligase DTX2 produces MRAVRRHLFPQHSAPGRGVVWEWLSDDGSWTAYEASVCDYLEQQVARGNQLVDLAPLGYNCTVNYTTHTQTNKTSSFCRSVRRQAGPPYPVTTIIAPPGHTGVACSCHQCLSGSRTGPMSGRYRHSMTNLPAYPTPQHPPHRTAFVFGTHQAFAPYNKPSLSGARSAPRLNTTNPWGAAPRSLGSQPLYRSSLSHLGPQHLPPGSSTSGAVSASLPSGPSSSPGSVPATVPMQMPKPSRVQQALAGMTSVLMSALGLPMCLSRAPQPTSPPASRLASKSHGSVKRLRKMSVKGATPKPEPEPEQVIKNYTEELKVPPDEDCIICMEKLSAAPGYSDVTDSKAIGPLAVGRLTKCSHAFHLLCLLAMYCNGNKDGSLQCPSCKTIYGEKMGTQPQGKMEVLRFQMSLPGHKDCGTILIVYSIPHGIQGPEHPNPGKPFTARGFPR; encoded by the exons aTGCGGGCTGTGCGGAGACACCTGTTCCCCCAGCACTCAGCCCCTGGCCGAGGTGTCGTCTGGGAGTGGCTGAGCGACGATGGCTCCTGGACCGCCTATGAAGCCAGCGTCTGTGACTATCTGGAGCAGCAGGTGGCCAGGGGCAACCAGCTTGTGGACTTGGCCCCCCTGGGGTACAACTGCACTGTCAACTACACCACCCACACGCAGACCAACAAGACTTCCAGCTTCTGCCGCAGCGTGCGGCGCCAAGCAGGGCCGCCTTACCCGGTGACCACCATCATCGCTCCGCCGGGCCACACAGGCGTCGCCTGCTCTTGCCACCAGTGCCTCAGTGGCAGCAGAACTGGCCCCATGTCAGGCCGCTACCGCCACTCCATGACCAACCTCCCTGCATACCCCACCCCCCAGCATCCCCCACACAGGACTGCTTTTGTGTTCGGGACTCACCAGGCCTTTGCACCGTACAACAAACCCTCACTCTCCGGGGCCCGGTCTGCACCCAGGCTGAACACCACCAACCCCTGGGGCGCAGCTCCTCGTTCCCTGGGGAGCCAGCCCCTCTACCGCTCCAGCCTCTCCCACCTGGGACCACAGCACCTGCCCCCAGGATCCTCCACCTCCGGTGCAGTCAG TGCCTCCCTCCCCAGCGGTCCCTCGAGCAGCCCGGGGAGCGTCCCTGCCACTGTGCCCATGCAGATGCCAAAGCCCAGCAGAGTCCAGCAGGCGCTCGCAG GCATGACGAGTGTTCTGATGTCAGCCCTTGGACTCCCCATGTGTCTTAGCCGCGCACCCCAGCCCACCAGCCCTCCCGCCTCCCGTCTGGCTTCCAAAAGTCACGGCTCAGTTAAGAGATTGAGGAAAATGTCCGTGAAAG GAGCGACCCCgaagccagagccagagccagagcagGTCATAAAAAACTACACGGAAGAGCTGAAAGTGCCCCCAGATGAG GACTGCATCATCTGCATGGAGAAGCTGTCCGCAGCGCCTGGATACAGCGATGTGACTGACAGCAAGGCAATCGGGCCCCTGGCTGTGGGCCGCCTCACCAAGTGCAGCCACGCCTTCCACCTGCTGTGCCTCCTGGCCATGTACTGCAACGGCAATAAG GATGGAAGTCTGCAGTGTCCCTCCTGCAAAACCATCTATGGAGAGAAGATGGGGACCCAGCCCCAGGGAAAGATGGAGGTATTACGGTTCCAGATGTCGCTCCCCGGCCACAAGGACTGCGGGACCATCCTCATAGTTTACAGCATTCCCCATGGCATCCAG GGCCCTGAGCACCCCAATCCCGGAAAGCCGTTCACTGCCAGAGGGTTTCCCCGCTAG